In Montipora foliosa isolate CH-2021 chromosome 13, ASM3666993v2, whole genome shotgun sequence, one DNA window encodes the following:
- the LOC137981517 gene encoding zinc finger MYM-type protein 3-like yields MTFSMSCQIFTSIFFSELEEHPGRFAEVSESDVDKFIEGEENANTKRKTFYDLKLVTKFLVEERHEIREIEKIPATELDGYLSQFVLAARTKTGKDYEPSSLRGILASVERHLSRYSYGKTIFKYSDFKKTRDALKAKQKELKRHGLGNRPKATTALTDDEIEILFDKKLLALSSPQALLNTVWVNNMIHFGLRGCKEQKKLRWGDVILKTDRGDKEYLEYFERQTKTRTGEDPRNQRPIKPQMYANNDAISVDRDPVHVYKMYKEKRPPSMLEPDSSFYLSVNYFKTETHSSVEGKNWFKAQPMGVNKLNNIMKDMTQAAGISGKTNHSGRNPLVQKLQDRGVPPNQIIQITGHKNVQSVNNYSSLREKQMESISRILSSTTKAATNVAQTENNLTAQALAEHRIASTSTTSSTLDVNSFNENRLQTMFHGNYITGGVFNINLAPAKNVKSSEVDPKRKKRRFIIESDSSQESTT; encoded by the coding sequence ATGACTTTCTCGATGAGCTGCCAAATTTTCACATCGATATTTTTTTCCGAGCTTGAAGAACATCCAGGAAGATTTGCCGAAGTCTCGGAAAGTGATGTTGACAAATTCATTGAGGGGGAAGAAAATGCAAACACTAAAAGAAAGACCTTCTACGACTTAAAATTAGTCACAAAATTTCTGGTAGAAGAGCGCCACGAAATCAGAGAAATAGAGAAGATCCCTGCAACTGAATTAGACGGCTACTTGAGCCAGTTTGTTTTAGCTGCAAGGACCAAGACTGGAAAAGATTATGAACCGTCATCGCTCCGCGGAATTTTGGCTAGTGTTGAACGCCATTTGAGTCGCTACAGTTACGGCAAAACCATCTTCAAATacagtgattttaaaaaaacaagagacGCGCTGAAGGCCAAACAAAAGGAACTCAAGCGGCATGGACTCGGAAACAGACCAAAAGCCACAACGGCTCTTACGGACGACGAAATTGAGATTCTATTTGACAAAAAGTTGCTTGCATTAAGTTCACCGCAAGCTCTATTAAATACGGTGTGGGTAAACAACATGATTCACTTTGGCCTTCGCGGATGTAAGGAACAAAAAAAACTCCGATGGGGAGACGTCATTTTAAAAACTGACAGGGGTGATAAAGAATATCTCGAGTACTTTGAACGCCAAACAAAGACTCGAACAGGAGAGGATCCACGGAATCAAAGGCCGATCAAGCCGCAAATGTATGCCAACAATGATGCCATTTCTGTAGATCGTGATCCGGTGCACGTTTACAAGATGTACAAAGAAAAACGACCACCATCCATGCTAGAACCGGATTCAAGTTTCTATTTGTCTGTAAATTACTTTAAAACAGAAACTCATTCATCAGTGGAAGGCAAAAACTGGTTCAAAGCACAACCAATGGGAGTAAACAAGTTAAACAATATCATGAAAGACATGACACAAGCGGCGGGGATTTCAGGCAAAACAAACCACAGTGGTAGAAATCCTTTAGTTCAAAAACTCCAGGACAGAGGAGTTCCTCCCAACCAGATAATTCAAATAACGGGGCATAAAAACGTACAGTCAGTTAACAATTACAGTTCTCTTCGAGAAAAGCAAATGGAAAGTATTTCACGTATTCTTTCCTCGACAACCAAGGCCGCTACCAACGTCGCACAGACCGAAAACAACTTGACAGCGCAAGCACTGGCAGAGCATCGAATCGCTTCAACGTCTACCACTTCATCTACCTTGGATGTGAATTCCTTCAATGAGAATAGGCTCCAAACGATGTTTCACGGAAATTACATAACTGGAGGCGTCTTTAACATTAACTTAGCGCCTGCAAAAAACGTAAAGAGTTCAGAAGTTGACCCGAAGCGTAAGAAAAGGCGATTCATTATTGAAAGTGACAGTAGCCAAGAATCCACAACATGA